In Rutidosis leptorrhynchoides isolate AG116_Rl617_1_P2 chromosome 2, CSIRO_AGI_Rlap_v1, whole genome shotgun sequence, one genomic interval encodes:
- the LOC139888465 gene encoding uncharacterized protein: MKYLQILDKTVNNNRKVWQTKHDNVLWAFRTAYKTPNATTPFKLVYGKACHLPVEVEHMDFWALKQVNLYIEQVGKKRAMQVHELDELRLEAYENSLTYKEKTKKWHDSLLKEIMEFLPNDKFLVFNSRFKVSRGKLRSMWTGLYVVKKAYPSGSFHAYGKTWKNMKNSL, encoded by the exons atgaaataccttcaaatcTTAGATAAAACAGTCAACAATAACCGCAAAGTTTGGCAAACCAAACATGACAATGTTTTGTGGGCTTTTAGGACCGCATATAAGACCCCCAATGCCACAACCCCTTTTAAgttggtttatggaaaagcatgtcacctcccAGTGGAGGTTGAGCATATGGATTTTTGGGCATTGAAACAAGTGAACTTATATATAGAACAAGTGGGCAAGAAAAGAgccatgcaagtgcatgagcttGACGAGCTTAGGCTAGAAGCATATGAAAACTCATTGACTTATAAGGAAAAGACAAAAAAGTGGCATGATTCCTTACTCAAAGAGATTATGGAGTTTCTACCCAATGATAAATTTCTAGTGTTTAACTCTAGGTTTAAAGTCTCACGGGGTAAATTGAGGTCAATGTGGACGGGGCTGTATGTTGTGAAGAAAGCTTATCCCTCAG GATCGTTTCATGCATATGGGAAAACGTGGAAAAACATGAAAAATAGTTTGTGA